In a single window of the Acyrthosiphon pisum isolate AL4f chromosome X, pea_aphid_22Mar2018_4r6ur, whole genome shotgun sequence genome:
- the LOC100569611 gene encoding uncharacterized protein LOC100569611, with translation METASGSEAMSPEQIDEEKYFLTTHEIMTTEEFTEFTDKRKSFNQNILNEKATREELLVQITLESMILNTCEQKIKQIMRGTYTGDFNTKIESILSNRIHDMYITLFKTFKYDVNLVSKYIQFGLENKKLTKNYKIVLDDIMDSFHSDPEIYITGAHHAFDDFNDIESARRYFSFGIKFHEDFKKLYIEDFWIEVKNLNQTGDTSLQAALTKYNYIIQHFKDDIGLHFDLADTVLDEHIKMTQLQSIVIRDMVNKYRRNELMWQKLAKIHLKGFIYNFDKDILHKIQSIRPHIAIRNFINTYDQALTESLSPKNKQHLWHLFLDDIIDIHSSIDSDDQVTQDFMNLCIDQTFDLAYSTNSMKHPRHFLFWAERNNDSDAEVAILRKGLQISNKNFEMWKKLFEYHLRHDHMRSAMKVLLESVDILKDKALPLWKIMELNVLSTDEEMIRYFYHQSSFTVNVEVINLKFRPEYLEWHVITHDVRSGRKIFNALKCLNPKCCELYKRMLKFERLSIISIDNKHIKYMRTLYNEACNLFGHMDVEIWNDCMEFEYIYGNPSLVQMIFEAGTNLLENPILKAELTEMKHKLESQYQINDVVHIEDDEDG, from the exons ATGGAAACGGCCAGTGGTTCTGAGGCTATGTCACCGGAACAGATAGACgaggaaaaatattttctaaccaCTCACGAAATTATGACCACTGAAGAATTTAC GGAGTTCACTGACAAGCGTAAATCATTTAACCAGAATATTTTGAACGAAAAAGCAACAAGAGAGGAATTATTGGTGCAAATAACACTCGAATCGATGATATTAAATACATGTGAACAGAAAATTAAA cAAATAATGCGGGGAACTTACACTGGAGATTTTAACACAAAAATTGAATCTATTTTATCTAATCGAATACACGATATGTACATTACACTGTTTAAGACGTTCAAATATGATGTAAATTtggtttcaaaatatattcaatttggtttggaaaat aaaaaattaactaaaaactacaaaattgtATTGGATGATATAATGGATTCATTTCATAGTGATCCAGAGATATACATAACAGGTGCACATCATGCTTTTGATGATTTTAACGACATAGAATCTGCCAGGCGATATTTTTCATTTGGAATAAAATTTCatgaagattttaaaaaattatatattgaagaTTTTTGGAtagaagttaaaaatttaaaccaaaCAGGAGACACTTCTCTTCAAGCagctttaacaaaatataactatattattcagCACTTCAAGGATGATATTGGTCTACATTTTGATTTGGCGGATACAGTTTTAGACGAACACATAAAAATGACACAATTACAGAGTATTGTAATCAG AGATATGGTGAATAAATACAGAAGAAATGAGCTCATGTGGCAAAAGTTAGCTAAAATCCATTTAAAAGGGTTTATTTACAACTTCGATAAagacattttacataaaattcagAGCATAAGACCACACATTGCTATAAG GAactttattaatacctatgatCAAGCCTTAACAGAGAGTTTATCTCCTAAGAACAAACAACATTTGTGGCATTTGTTTTTGGACGATATCATAGATATACATAGTTCAATTGATAGCGACGATCAAGTCACTCAAGACTTTATGAATTTATGTATTGATCAAACATTTGATCTAGCATATTCCACTAATTCTATGAAACATCCTAGACATTTTCTTTTTTGG gcAGAACGTAATAATGACAGTGACGCCGAGGTAGCAATACTAAGGAAAGGACtacaaatttcaaacaaaaactTTGAGATGTGGAAAAAGTTGTTTGAATATCATTTACGCCATGATCATATGAGAAGTGCAATGAAAGTTTTATTGGAATCTGTTGATATACTTAAAGATAAAGCTTTGCCTTTATGGAAAATTATGGAGTTAAACGTCTTAAGCACTGACGAGGAAATG ATCAGATATTTTTACCATCAATCCTCATTCACTGTGAATGTTGaagtcattaatttaaaattccgaCCTGAATATTTAGAATGGCACGTTATAACACATGACGTAAGGAGTGGACGTAAAATTTTCAACGCCCTAAAATGTCTAAACCCAAAATGTTGCGAATTGTATAAAAgaatgttaaaatttgaaagatTGAGTATAATTTCTATAGATAACAAACATATCAAGTATATGAGGACATTATACAATGAAGCATGCAACTTATTTGGACACATGGACGTTG AGATATGGAACGATTGCAtggaatttgaatatatatacgGAAACCCATCATTAGTACAAATGATTTTTGAAGCAGGAACAAACCTATTAGAAAATCCAATTTTAAAGGCAGAATTAACAGAGATGAAACACAAACTCGAATCACAATATca AATAAATGATGTAGTACACATTGAAGATGATGAAGATGGATGA
- the LOC100569518 gene encoding uncharacterized protein LOC100569518: MKCQLVSDERFITTNKLYPASVRIHPGLIAEVLGIDPYPSDCEKHNDLITWYSHYSRCSAGSDNCCNNDGRRSCGRRNSQPINSGHPSRPVFRDQNATQSAQPVRSGCPYRPDQSRMQDRPVDLIGPSPVRISRNRRSTYDVQQPPCGDQNARRGTYDVEPEPQCSRRGTYDVPQPCGALQQNDRRGTYDVSQPCAALQQSDRRGTYNVSQPCPALQQNDRRGTYDVQPQQARTSNCGGSGGSTFTVTGTFQLVDGFQGLSPGRQPPRGQSSSGNRLHDTDGDINDYLDNHQDYDMVAPRCVAVPGQPYVDIDESDANTTPDNWRLTLGNRSSVGSQGLGIPSPDHYNGSRDTSGQGQWPSIDRQSMPFGLNDSFFMSGSSTPRDRQSRARSATPECGSSSRNNRRRDTFDRSTR; encoded by the coding sequence ATGAAATGCCAACTGGTATCGGACGAACGATTCATCACGACGAACAAACTGTATCCTGCATCTGTACGTATCCATCCTGGTCTAATCGCCGAGGTATTGGGTATAGATCCATACCCATCCGACTGCGAGAAGCACAACGACTTGATTACGTGGTATAGTCATTACTCTCGGTGCAGCGCCGGAAGCGATAACTGCTGCAATAACGACGGCCGGAGGAGCTGTGGACGCCGTAACAGTCAGCCGATAAACAGCGGACATCCGTCGAGGCCGGTGTTCCGAGACCAGAACGCCACGCAATCCGCCCAGCCGGTGCGCTCCGGGTGTCCGTACCGGCCCGACCAGTCCAGGATGCAGGATAGACCGGTGGACCTGATTGGACCGTCGCCGGTGAGGATTTCTCGGAACCGGCGCAGCACTTACGACGTGCAGCAGCCACCGTGTGGTGATCAAAACGCCCGGCGGGGCACTTACGACGTGGAGCCGGAACCGCAATGCAGCCGACGGGGCACTTATGACGTGCCACAGCCGTGCGGTGCGCTCCAGCAAAATGACCGGCGGGGCACTTACGACGTGTCGCAGCCGTGCGCCGCGCTCCAGCAAAGTGACCGGCGGGGCACTTACAACGTGTCACAGCCGTGCCCCGCGCTCCAGCAAAATGACCGGCGCGGCACTTACGACGTGCAACCGCAGCAAGCGCGAACATCCAACTGTGGGGGTTCGGGGGGCAGTACTTTCACGGTGACCGGGACCTTCCAGCTGGTGGACGGGTTCCAAGGACTGTCGCCTGGGCGGCAGCCACCGCGTGGCCAGTCGTCGTCAGGCAACAGGCTGCACGACACCGACGGCGACATCAACGACTACCTCGACAATCATCAAGACTACGACATGGTGGCGCCGCGGTGTGTGGCCGTGCCCGGTCAGCCGTACGTGGACATCGACGAGTCAGACGCGAACACGACGCCCGACAATTGGCGCCTGACGTTGGGCAACCGCAGCTCGGTGGGCTCGCAAGGACTGGGCATCCCGAGTCCCGACCACTACAACGGTTCGCGGGACACGTCGGGACAGGGCCAGTGGCCGTCAATCGACCGCCAGTCCATGCCGTTTGGTCTCAACGATTCGTTCTTCATGAGCGGTTCGTCAACGCCGCGCGACCGCCAGTCGAGGGCCAGGTCAGCCACCCCCGAGTGTGGCTCGTCATCCCGCAACAACCGCAGGCGTGACACTTTCGACCGGAGCACCCGGTAG